The following DNA comes from Neoarius graeffei isolate fNeoGra1 chromosome 25, fNeoGra1.pri, whole genome shotgun sequence.
aaagagattctgactgatcaaggcacctcgtttatgtcacgaacactggccgaactgtatgggctactgggtattaagccgatccgcaccagcgtgtatcacccacaaacggacggtttagtcgaacggttcaaccgcaccctcaagaatattatcaaaaaattcgtaagtgaggacgcacgtaactgggataagtggctcgaacccttgttgtttgcagtgcgagaggtcccccaagcctccacggggttctccccatttgaattactgtatgggcgtaagccgcgcggcatcttagatgtactgcgggaaaattgggaggagggaccttcgcagagcaaaaatgaaattcaatacgttatggatctgcgcgcaaaactccacacgctcacccacttaactcaggagaatttgcggcaggcccaggaacggcaaacccgcctgtacaacaagggcgcgcgccttagagagttcactccgggagataaggtactcgtcctgttgcccacgtcgagctccaaattaatcgccaagtggcaagggccctttgaggtcacacggcgagtcggggatgtcgactatgaggttaggcgaacggacagggagggggcgctacagatctaccacctcaatctgctgaagctctggaatgaggaggtccccgtggcgttggtgtcggtagttccggagaaggcggagctggggccggagattcaaaaagggtcattggcatctcgcacctctccggtcccctgtggagaccacctctccccgacccaactcacggaggtcgcccagttgcaggccgagttttcggatgtgttctcgccccggcccggacgcaccaacctcatagaacaccacatagagacgcccccgggggtggtagtgcgtagccgaccttatagattacccgaacacaaaaaaaaggtggttcgggaagaacttcaggccatgctcgaaatgggcatcgtcgaggagtcccacagtgactggagcagcccggtggtcttggttcccaaggccgacggctcggtccggttctgcgtggactatagaaaagtcaatgcggtgtctaaattcgacgcgtacccaatgcctcgtattgatgagctgcttgatcgactaggcacggctcgcttttactcgacactggatttgacgaagggatattggcagatccccttgactccattatcccgggaaaaaacggccttttccacaccgttcggcttacaccagttcgtcacacttccgtttgggctgtttggggcgcccgctacgtttcagcggctgatggaccggatcctccggccccacgctacctatgcggccgcttatttggacgacataatcatttatagtaatgactggcagcggcacctgcaacacctgagggccgtccttaggtcgctgaggcgggcggggctcactgccaacccgaagaagtgtgcgattgggcgggtggaagtacggtatctgggcttccacttgggtaacgggcaggtgcgtccccaaattaataagacagcagcgattgcggcctgcccgagacccaagaccaaaaagggggtgagacagttcctggggctggctggctattatcgtaggttcatacctaattattcggacgtcaccagcccgctgactgacctcactaaaaagggggcgccagacccggtccagtggacggagcagtgccagcgggctttctctgaggtaaaggctgcactgtgtggggggccacttttgcactcccctgacttctctctcccctttttgttacagacggatgcgtcggacagagggctgggggccgttttgtcccagcaggtggggggagaggaccgcccagtgttgtacatcagccggaagctgtcagtgcgtgaggggcgctacagcactatcgagaaggagtgcctggccatcaagtgggcggtcctcgccctccgttactacctgctggggcgctctttcaccctctgttcggaccacgcgcccctccagtggctccaccgcatgaaggatgccaacgcgcggatcacccgttggtatctggcgctccaacctttcaacttcaaggtggtccacaggccgggggcgcagatggtcgtggcggacttcctctcccgtcaaggggggggggagtcggctgcaggccggacgggcgcccggcctgagtcgggcggtgggggtatgtggcagcgggggcgtggtcaagcaccggtctgtgacaggagggcggagttggggaaggtaagtggcagaatcgcttcacctgagtgtcattaacctgtgttttgtgtgttctccccagtaaaccgccctatttaaggagggagagcgagagcagagggagaaccggacgagacgctgtgtgtgtgtgtgtctctctcacgctAGTAAAGACTAtttgcaactctgaaaagtgtggcaataaaaccggttcacaaacctgatctctgtcctgccgtcctctgtgctccacccacacgcgattcgcgCTACAGACattttccaacaagagttgttcaccaggtggcaccacctgccatggatgcggctacacaggggtcatatgcaatttcacaaaaatccctactcctcctacaggattgatcggatttcaaacttttTATTCAGCTTGTAAATGTGTATAGTTTTAATCGTAGTGAAAAAATGTTTGCCGCTCTTATTCACATGAAGCTATATTGTGGTGcactggttagcgctatcgcctcacagcaggaagattCCTGGTTTGAACTTCACGGGggtcttcctgtgtggagtttgcatgttgtctgtgtgggtttcctctgggtgctctggtttcctcccacagttcaacgaCATGCGGTTAAGGTCACCTGGCTACTTAGACGTATCAGCAGTGCTCGTTTATTCTTTAGTTTGCTATGATGGATagactttttttaaatgttggaGTTTTtatgctttttaattttttttattattggtgTTTATTGATGTTTTGCTGTGTATCCACAATAGGATCGATTTTGTTTTCATATGTAGTGTTGCAGGTGAAAAATCATGACTCTATTTCAGAGACGTGCTGAAATTAGGTTtatgccttgttttgaataatcTGACTGTAAACTTCCATGCAGATTTCTAATCTGAAATAAAGATTTGGTGCTGGAAGCTAACTATAGGACAAAGGATGCAGAGAACTGTGTGCTGTTGCCAGCTCCATCAGTTTCATTCTGCACTGTGTGGAATTAACTGTTTTGGTGGTGTAGCATCTCTTATAGTGTCCAGGTGTATTTCTAGATTTGAAAataagaatggaaaaaaaaaaaatcataaaattatTATTCAATGAACAAGCAgtcattatttttgttttttgtaaaagAAAAAAGACTTTATTCATAAAGGATAAATCATGATACATGGGAGATTAAAATATATTACTTAAACTTATCATAAATGATTGTGCAAATGtagatttgtttttttaaaaaaaaaacagatttgacAGGTAATGAAATGCAGCCTTGGTACTAGACCGGGTTTGTCTGAGCTGTATCATTGCATTGTGCTACTTGATTCACATGAAGTGAAGTGAGTCACTTGTCACCAGCAGGTTTGGGGTGCATTTAAAGGTTGACGACTTCAGGGTTGCTGTTCTTGATCACTACAGGCTGGTCGGTCACGTTGATCTCCTCGCTCTCGCTGCTCTCAGACGAGTCGTTGGCGGTCGTGTTGGCCGCGGTTGTGTCTTCCTCGCTGCTCTGGCTGTTCTCCTCACTCTCCTGACTGGCACTGGAATCACCGTCACTGGCATCACTGGCACTGATAGCGGACCTCTGCTCTAGCTGGCTTATGTCATCACTCTCCGTGCCACTGGAGACTTCCACTCCCTGGTCAAGCCCACTTTTGTCCAGAACCTGAGAAACAAGAGGAACTCGCTGAGTCTTATATAATGTTGATATCATGTTTCCGTTGAGGTCTTCCTCCTGGATTGTTTTGTCTAACACCTACTCTATGAATTTGAATGCTTCCTGCTTACCTTGAGCAATTTCAAATCTTCATCCTTGTAGTTCCCCTTGTTAAAGCTACGTGCTTTGAAAGAAGAAGGTCCTTTCTCGACGTTGTTGCCATCCACATAATAGATGTGTTTTTTGTAGTTGCTCTGGTAGCCGATGTTGTCTCCACGGCCGTTAATAGTAGGGATGAGAGTGGACTCTGTTATAGGAAAAGCAGTGGGGTCTGTAATCTCATCGGACTCATCGCTGtcactgtcatcatcatcagcatcatCATCAATATCCTCCTGGAGAAACAGCACAGAAAATTAAGCCAATCTGTAGGACCTAATACCCTTCTTATACTCATAATACATACGAATATTTTTATTTCACATTAATCATTATTTTCGTCTCACACTCTATGGCATATAATCATCGTGGACAATAAGACAAGTACAAGTTCCTTTTCCATTTTGAAATAAATGAGGGCTGTATGTGTAAAATGGTAAAATGTTTTATTATAACAACATGCACACTGAAGATCTTATCACATGCAACATGTTGACACTATTTTTACGATTACAGAACTATTTTTGGATGAAAGGGTCTCTCATAAGGTTAGCAGACAGGATGAGTGTCTCTTACCTCTTCAGAGCTCTCATCAGGAACCGAATCAGACTGAAATGAAAATACCAACATGAAAAAGAAGCACCTTTTTTTTAAGCGCTTTAAGATACATTATGTGCCAAGTAGCAATTATGAATCTATGTGGACTCTGAATATGAATACTGTGATTGATTCTTTTTTAGCTGATGCCCTGAGAGCTTGAAACAATCCCTACAGCCATGTACAGGTACGTGTAAAATGTCTGTCATATCCAAAATGCTCACCTGACCATCAACAGATTGCATTTCAGTGCTCTCTGAGCTGCTGGTTGAACGTTTCACCTGTAAGTTGACCACAAAATGTTGACTCAGACAGGAATACCGTGACACAAGAGACTTTTTCTGTTCGTTTATTTAACTGTTCCAACCTAAAGTAATGTCTTGGATACTGTTAGATTTGAAGCGACGTACAGGGAGCACAAAAGACCTCCATGCATTAATATGGGAGGAGCTATGGCTTAATGCTTagacaagcagctttgggaccaaaaggtcaccagttcaattccctggaccaacaggaatgtctgaagtgcccttgagcaagatgcctaacccccaactgcttcccaggctgctctgggtatgttgtatgtcgttctggataaAAACATCTGCTCAATACCATTAACGTTACATAATATAAAGGTTAGTTTAGTAGTAATGTTGTTTGCTCTGAACTTACAGGGTGACAATAGACTGCTGCGAAAAGGAGCATGAATACAATGACAGCCTTCATTTTCCTCGGTgttttctagaaaaaaaaaattacatattaCCTTTTGATGATTGTTTCTAGCATGAATCATGATACACGAATGAATGAGATGCGCAGACACATAATAAAAGCATTCTTTGCTTTCATATTAGAACATCAACACACTGAGAGCTCATGGCTCAATAAAATAATGGTCAAACTATAAACTGCCTCAATTAGCTTTTCGGGCTTGTACATTTTTCCACTGTTACGGAAGTGTGCCCATATCAAGTCAGCCACTTCATTTTTGGCAAACAGGGAACAGTTTCCTTTCTAACAGCATCCAGCTTTCACCATGAAACAACTCCCATGTTTTCCTTTTTAGCCACGATAACACTACAACAGCTATAAACTGGAGTAGTGAGTGTGTAGCTAAAGCTATAATAATCTCCTTCTAGTGTGTAATTCTTCAAATTATATGTAGACAGCTGCCAGCCCCTAGAATTCGAACGTTATATTTTAGTAAACGTTTCTCATTTCAGGACATTATTATGGCAAGTCAAGACTTTCATTTTGTGTCTTTGATGCAAGCATGAAACACGATGCAAAATAGTAAAGGCTGAAAAGAACGTTGTGCCGGCTGCTTCAGAGGTTTTTGAGTTaactgttgttgttattattagtcTTTGGCCTGAGGCTGTAACTGGGTGGTTTTGTTGCTGAAATAAATGAGTCAGCTGACCAATATAACTTCCTCTTCTGTTATTCAAATTTTGCTTCAATAATAAAATGCACTTTATAATCAATCATTCAGATTGGTAATGTTGATATAATGCAACAGACAATGTTTAAAATTTGAAGCATCTGATTCCTTGGTTTATTTCGCAGATCCACATCTGGAGAGAAGAATAAGCTATACTTTTCCATTCCAAGCGAAAAACTCAATCAAGCCTGGCTGGCTGAATCATTCTGTAGAAAATCTATAGATGACCTTTACGATATAATTCAATGAATACATTCAACCAACAAACAATCAGGACTTTGCTCTGTTTGTAAAATACATGGTAAAGTGTTAAAGTACAGTACGAAGAATGAAAGTCGTTTCTTACCTGCTTTTCAGCTGCTGGGGATCTAAGCTTGCTGCTGCTGTGTGGTAGTGGATCAGTCACTACTTTCCAAGTCTCTTGGTTGAGAACTTGCTTTGTTTTGATGCTCACAGCTGCTTGGCTTTTAAACCCTGCTGCCTCTAGATTTGGCCAATCAAAGTGGACCATGTGATGTCATGAGTTTTACCGCTGCTGTCCCACCGTTTCTACTCCCACTCTTCCTGTGGGTTCTGTGGCCAGCCAATGCAAACATTCAGTACCAGGCATGGtgagctagaaaaaaaaaaaaggggggggggtatcATGGATTGTTTTCAATGTTATAGACATTTTCAGACTGTTTGTAAAATGCCACATTTGTTGGCAGACATAGTATCTATTGTACAGGCATAAACTGCAATGACAGTCAATCTTTCGCACTTCATTAATGGGTTAAATCAGGAGATGGATATTCAACTTCACTATATCTCTGATCACCATGATAGAGTACAAAAAAATACGTATTTAACCCTAGAAGATTTACGAAGCCAATTAAAACACAGTATGTGtacattttaaataaatcaaTTTCAAAATAAAGAAGGCATTTCTGAATGTCTACATTTCAGGCACGAAATGTTTCATCAGCAGCAGCAACGCATGAGATAGTAGAAACAGAAAAACAGGCCCTGATTTATCATGTATTTTTAGTTTGAAAGGCTTCAAAGCAAacaatgagataatgatctgccaCTTATGCAAAACCTGTGGAGGTATCAGCGTTTCACAAATCAGCATCCAGCCTGCACAGGTAAATCATTAGCTAGCTGAGTGAGTGAGACCTCTGTATTAAACTTAAGATGGAAATTCAGTGTTTGGTAGTGACTGACTGTTATGTTCAGTATCTAAATGCTGTAACAGGATCAGAGCTAGCTAACTATGTTGGGAGAAACATGTATGAATTAAcatgagctagctagctagctagctcatgggcggcatggtggtgcatttgattagcactgtcgcctcacagcaagaaggttctgggtttgagcccagtggctgacgggagcctttctgtatggagtttgtatattctccctgtgtttgcgtgggtttcctccgggtgctccggtttctcccacagtccaaagacatacggttaggttaaactggctactctaaattgtccatagatgtgtgtgaatgattgataatataatccagtagaaggcaacgggaaaccactactataattcttccctagagactttgatggtaTACCAGATAGATAGCTAATGAAACCCAATGGAATTtagctaagttagctagctacggTAGGTAGCATTACATTGCTTTGTATACTGTTGATAATGGAGGtaggtggcatggtgatgcattggttagcgctgtcgcttcacagcaagaaggttctggattcgagcctgggggcctttctgtgtggagtttgcatgttcttcctatgtaagggaagccatggccttatgggaccaaaaggtcgctggtttgattccttgaaCTAGCAGGAATCTGAGGaatcttgaacaaggcacctaaccccaggctgctctgggtatgttgataAGAGAGTAATGCAATCTGTCTGTAGTGTAATGTaatgtttcctccaggtgctccggtttcccccacagtacaaagacatgtagttaggttaactggcaactctaaactgcccataggtgcTTATCTGGGATGAAGTGTGCTCtcgatagacacagacagcctcaTAAAACAGGTCAATTGGCCTATAGggtgttcatccatccattatctgtagctgctaatcctgtacagggtcgcaggcaagctggagtctatcccagcttacttagggtgagaggcggggtacaccctggacaagtcgccaggtcatcacag
Coding sequences within:
- the spp1 gene encoding osteopontin — its product is MKAVIVFMLLFAAVYCHPVKRSTSSSESTEMQSVDGQSDSVPDESSEEEDIDDDADDDDSDSDESDEITDPTAFPITESTLIPTINGRGDNIGYQSNYKKHIYYVDGNNVEKGPSSFKARSFNKGNYKDEDLKLLKVLDKSGLDQGVEVSSGTESDDISQLEQRSAISASDASDGDSSASQESEENSQSSEEDTTAANTTANDSSESSESEEINVTDQPVVIKNSNPEVVNL